Proteins from a genomic interval of Kitasatospora herbaricolor:
- a CDS encoding branched-chain amino acid aminotransferase has translation MSTPTQAPITFDLKPSAHPLDDAERAARLANPGFGRVFTDHMVTIRWTEGRGWHDAQLTPYAPLEIDPANMTLHYGQAIFEGLKAYRQADGSIATFRPTANAERFQASARRLAMPELPVEAFVEAVELLVQQDQAWVPNEPEQSLYLRPFMFATEVGLGVRPANEYLFMIIASPAGAYFPGGVKPVSVWLSEEYVRAAPGGTGTAKCAGNYAASLIAQAQAAEKGCDQVVWLDAAEHRWIEEMGGMNLYFVFGEGKDAKIVTPELSGALLPGITRDSLLAMAADLGYAVEERRISTDEWKQGNADGTLTEVFACGTAAVITPVGSVKSARADWTVGAGEPGPITLELRKALLAVQGGQAPDTHGWLHRIV, from the coding sequence ATGAGCACGCCCACCCAGGCGCCCATCACGTTCGACCTCAAGCCCTCCGCCCACCCGCTGGACGACGCGGAGCGAGCGGCCCGGCTGGCCAACCCCGGTTTCGGCCGGGTCTTCACCGACCACATGGTCACCATCCGCTGGACCGAGGGCCGGGGCTGGCACGACGCCCAGCTGACGCCGTACGCGCCGCTGGAGATCGACCCGGCGAACATGACGCTGCACTACGGGCAGGCGATCTTCGAGGGCCTCAAGGCGTACCGCCAGGCCGACGGCTCCATCGCCACCTTCCGGCCGACCGCCAACGCCGAGCGCTTCCAGGCCTCCGCCCGCCGGCTCGCGATGCCCGAGCTGCCGGTCGAGGCCTTCGTCGAGGCCGTCGAGCTGCTCGTCCAGCAGGACCAGGCGTGGGTCCCGAACGAGCCCGAGCAGAGCCTGTACCTGCGGCCGTTCATGTTCGCCACCGAGGTCGGCCTGGGTGTCCGGCCCGCGAACGAGTACCTCTTCATGATCATCGCCTCGCCGGCCGGCGCCTACTTCCCCGGCGGCGTCAAGCCCGTCTCCGTCTGGCTCTCCGAGGAGTACGTCCGGGCGGCCCCCGGCGGCACCGGCACCGCCAAGTGCGCCGGCAACTACGCCGCCTCGCTGATCGCCCAGGCCCAGGCCGCCGAGAAGGGCTGCGACCAGGTCGTCTGGCTCGACGCCGCCGAGCACCGGTGGATCGAGGAGATGGGCGGGATGAACCTGTACTTCGTCTTCGGCGAGGGCAAGGACGCGAAGATCGTCACCCCCGAGCTGTCCGGCGCGCTGCTCCCCGGCATCACCCGTGACTCGCTGCTCGCGATGGCCGCCGACCTCGGCTACGCCGTCGAGGAGCGCCGGATCTCCACCGACGAGTGGAAGCAGGGCAACGCCGACGGCACCCTGACCGAGGTCTTCGCCTGCGGCACCGCCGCGGTCATCACCCCGGTCGGTTCGGTCAAGTCGGCCCGCGCCGACTGGACGGTCGGCGCCGGCGAGCCCGGCCCGATCACCCTGGAGCTGCGCAAGGCGCTGCTCGCCGTCCAGGGCGGCCAGGCGCCGGACACCCACGGCTGGCTGCACAGGATCGTCTGA
- a CDS encoding DUF742 domain-containing protein — MNPPDDHSGQYGVPYPGTGHDAFGAPGVGHGQQYGRHQQPGQEYGQQPYQQDQFGQSYGQQPYQQDQFGRPQEERQYDQRQYGQEYGQQPYERRPGAYPAPESPGHVEEFEDEEDSGPLIRPFAMTGGRTRPRYELALEALVSASVDPQRLATLLPEHQRICSLCTEVKSVAEVSALLSLPLGVARILVADLAEAGLVAIHQPASGGESGNQPDVTLLERVLSGLRKL; from the coding sequence GTGAACCCGCCCGACGACCATAGCGGCCAGTACGGCGTTCCGTACCCAGGCACCGGCCACGACGCCTTCGGAGCCCCTGGCGTCGGCCACGGCCAGCAGTACGGCCGGCACCAGCAGCCCGGCCAGGAGTACGGTCAGCAGCCTTACCAGCAGGACCAGTTCGGCCAGAGCTACGGTCAGCAGCCGTACCAGCAGGACCAGTTCGGCCGCCCGCAGGAAGAACGCCAGTACGACCAGCGGCAGTACGGGCAGGAGTACGGCCAGCAGCCGTACGAGCGCCGGCCCGGCGCCTACCCCGCGCCCGAAAGCCCCGGTCACGTCGAGGAGTTCGAGGACGAAGAGGACTCCGGTCCGCTGATCCGTCCGTTCGCGATGACCGGCGGACGCACCCGGCCCCGGTACGAACTCGCCCTGGAGGCACTGGTCTCCGCGAGTGTCGACCCGCAGCGCCTGGCCACCCTGCTCCCCGAGCACCAGCGGATCTGCTCCCTGTGCACGGAGGTCAAGTCCGTCGCCGAGGTGTCGGCGCTGCTCTCCCTGCCCCTGGGAGTGGCCCGCATCCTGGTCGCCGACCTCGCCGAGGCCGGCCTCGTGGCCATCCACCAGCCCGCTTCCGGCGGCGAATCCGGAAACCAGCCCGACGTCACGCTGCTCGAAAGGGTCCTCAGTGGACTTCGCAAGCTCTAA
- the cimA gene encoding citramalate synthase, whose translation MTEASSDSHDSFHVFDTTLRDGAQREGINLTVADKLNIARYLDEFGVGFIEGGWPGANPRDTEFFARAAAELDLQHAQLVAFGATRRAGGSAADDPQLAALVNSGAPVVTLVAKSHDRHVELALRTTLDENLAMVRDSVSYLRSQGRRVFIDCEHFFDGYKANRDYALAVVRAAHDAGADVVVLCDTNGGMLPAGVHEIVADVLASTGARLGIHAQDDTGCAVANSLAAVDAGATHVQCTANGYGERVGNANLFPVVGALEIKYGMKVLPEGRLAEMTRISHAIAEVVNLAPSTHQPYVGVSAFAHKAGLHASAIKVDPDLYQHIDPERVGNTMRMLVSDMAGRASVELKGKELGYDLSADRDLVGRVVAKVKEQENLGYTYEAADASFELLLRDEARGGRERFFTLESWRTISEQQSGNGNGGGESAGNEATVKLWAKGERRIATGEGNGPVDALDRALRAALEGIYPQLAKMELVDYKVRILEGQHGTGSKTRVLIESTDGTTTWSTVGVADNVIAASWRALEDAYTYGLIRAGLDPQG comes from the coding sequence ATGACCGAGGCCAGCAGCGATTCCCACGACAGCTTCCACGTCTTCGACACCACCCTGCGCGACGGCGCGCAGCGCGAGGGCATCAACCTCACGGTGGCCGACAAGCTGAACATCGCCCGGTACCTGGACGAGTTCGGCGTCGGGTTCATCGAGGGCGGCTGGCCCGGTGCCAACCCCCGGGACACCGAGTTCTTCGCCCGCGCCGCCGCCGAGCTGGACCTCCAGCACGCGCAGCTGGTCGCCTTCGGCGCCACCCGCCGGGCCGGCGGCAGCGCCGCCGACGACCCGCAGCTGGCCGCCCTGGTCAACTCGGGCGCGCCGGTCGTCACCCTGGTCGCCAAGTCGCACGACCGGCACGTCGAGCTGGCCCTGCGCACCACGCTGGACGAGAACCTGGCGATGGTCCGGGACAGCGTGTCCTACCTGCGCTCGCAGGGCCGCCGGGTGTTCATCGACTGCGAGCACTTCTTCGACGGCTACAAGGCCAACCGCGACTACGCGCTCGCCGTGGTGCGCGCCGCGCACGACGCCGGCGCCGACGTGGTGGTGCTCTGCGACACCAACGGCGGGATGCTGCCGGCCGGGGTGCACGAGATCGTCGCCGACGTGCTGGCCAGCACCGGGGCGCGGCTCGGCATCCACGCCCAGGACGACACCGGCTGCGCGGTCGCCAACTCGCTGGCCGCGGTGGACGCCGGCGCCACCCACGTGCAGTGCACCGCCAACGGCTACGGCGAGCGGGTCGGCAACGCCAACCTCTTCCCGGTGGTCGGCGCGCTGGAGATCAAGTACGGCATGAAGGTGCTGCCGGAGGGCCGGCTCGCCGAGATGACCCGGATCTCGCACGCCATCGCCGAGGTGGTCAACCTGGCGCCCTCGACCCACCAGCCGTACGTCGGCGTCTCGGCCTTCGCGCACAAGGCCGGTCTGCACGCCTCCGCCATCAAGGTGGACCCGGACCTCTACCAGCACATCGACCCCGAGCGGGTCGGCAACACCATGCGGATGCTGGTCTCCGACATGGCCGGGCGGGCCTCGGTCGAGCTGAAGGGCAAGGAGCTGGGCTACGACCTCTCCGCCGACCGCGACCTGGTCGGCCGGGTGGTGGCCAAGGTCAAGGAGCAGGAGAACCTCGGCTACACCTACGAGGCCGCGGACGCCTCCTTCGAGCTGCTGCTGCGCGACGAGGCGCGCGGCGGCCGGGAGCGCTTCTTCACCCTGGAGTCCTGGCGGACGATCAGCGAGCAGCAGTCCGGCAACGGCAACGGCGGGGGCGAGAGCGCCGGCAACGAGGCCACCGTGAAGCTCTGGGCGAAGGGCGAGCGCCGGATCGCGACCGGCGAGGGCAACGGCCCGGTCGACGCCCTGGACCGGGCCCTGCGCGCGGCGCTCGAAGGGATCTACCCGCAGCTCGCCAAGATGGAGCTGGTGGACTACAAGGTGCGGATCCTGGAGGGCCAGCACGGTACCGGCTCCAAGACCCGGGTGCTGATCGAGTCCACCGACGGCACCACGACCTGGTCCACGGTGGGGGTCGCGGACAACGTGATCGCCGCCTCCTGGCGGGCACTGGAGGACGCCTACACCTACGGTCTGATCCGGGCGGGGCTCGACCCGCAGGGGTGA
- a CDS encoding GTP-binding protein encodes MDFASSNAAAATRATTSAKIVVAGGFGVGKTTLVGAVSEINPLRTEAVMTSASAGIDDLTHTAGKTTTTVAMDFGRITLDEDLILYLFGTPGQDRFWFMWDDLVRGAIGAVVLVDTRRLADCFPALDYFENSGLPFVVALNGFEGHQPHTPDEVREALQLGPDTPVIALDARRRDSAKSALITLVEHALLARLR; translated from the coding sequence GTGGACTTCGCAAGCTCTAACGCGGCCGCCGCGACCCGCGCCACCACCTCCGCGAAGATCGTCGTCGCCGGCGGCTTCGGCGTCGGCAAGACCACCCTCGTCGGCGCCGTCTCCGAGATCAACCCCCTGCGCACCGAAGCCGTCATGACCAGCGCCAGCGCCGGCATCGACGACCTCACCCACACCGCGGGCAAGACGACCACCACCGTCGCCATGGACTTCGGCCGAATCACCCTCGACGAAGACCTCATCCTCTACCTCTTCGGCACCCCCGGCCAGGACCGCTTCTGGTTCATGTGGGACGACCTCGTCCGCGGCGCCATCGGCGCCGTCGTCCTCGTCGACACCCGCCGCCTCGCCGACTGCTTCCCCGCACTCGACTACTTCGAGAACAGCGGCCTGCCCTTCGTCGTCGCACTCAACGGCTTCGAAGGACACCAGCCCCACACCCCCGACGAAGTCCGCGAAGCACTCCAACTCGGCCCCGACACCCCCGTCATCGCCCTCGACGCCCGCCGACGCGACAGCGCCAAAAGCGCCCTCATCACCCTCGTCGAACACGCCCTCCTCGCCCGGCTCCGCTGA
- a CDS encoding roadblock/LC7 domain-containing protein: MSQAAQNLNWLITNFVDNTPGVSHTVVVSADGLLLAMSEGFPRDRADQLAAVASGLTSLTSGASRIFEGGEVNQTVVEMERGFLFLMAVSDGSSLAVLASPDSDIGLVGYEMALLVDRAGAVLTPALRAELQGSLLH; encoded by the coding sequence ATGAGCCAGGCCGCACAGAACCTGAACTGGCTGATCACCAATTTCGTGGACAACACCCCCGGGGTGTCCCACACAGTGGTGGTCTCCGCCGACGGGCTTCTGCTCGCCATGTCCGAAGGCTTCCCCCGTGACCGCGCCGACCAGCTCGCCGCCGTCGCATCCGGCCTCACCTCCCTTACCTCCGGCGCCTCCCGCATCTTCGAGGGCGGCGAGGTCAACCAGACCGTCGTCGAGATGGAACGGGGCTTCCTCTTCCTGATGGCCGTCAGCGACGGGTCCTCCCTCGCCGTCCTCGCCTCCCCCGACTCCGACATCGGCCTCGTCGGATACGAGATGGCACTCCTCGTCGACCGCGCCGGCGCCGTCCTGACCCCCGCGCTGCGCGCCGAACTCCAGGGCAGTCTCCTGCACTGA